The sequence TTCTTTTGTTTGAGGCGATTTTACTAGTTGTGCAATTTGTTTTAAGCGGTTTTCTTCTTCATGTAACAATTCGTAGGCTTCTCTACTCGTTACAGCTTCGATCCGTCTAACACCCGCACCAACACCAGATTCTGAAACAATCTTGAAGATGCCAATATCGGAGGTGTTGCTCACATGAACCCCACCACATAACTCGATCGAATAATCAGAAACTTTCACAACCCGGACATCTTTTCCGTATTTTTCACCAAATAAGGCCATTGCGCCCATTGATTTTGCCGTTTCGATATCTGTTTCCACTGTTTCTACTTGGATAGCATTCCAAATGACTTCATTCACTGCTTTTTCCATTTGAGTTAATTCTTCACTTGTAATTTGACCGAAGTGAGTAAAGTCAAAACGGAGATAAGTTGGGGCTACTAATGAACCCGCTTGATTTGCATGATCACCCAAGACATCTTTTAATGCTCGATGCAATAAATGCGTTGCTGTATGGTTTTTAATAATTTTATTTCTTCTCGCTGCATCCACTTGTAGCACATAATTTTGACCTTCTTCTAGCGGTTTTAAAACTTCGACTTGATGAAGAGGTTGGCCATTTGGTGCTTTTTGTACGTCCACAATATTGGCTACTCTTTCCCCATTTTGGCCTAACAGTACTCCTGTATCTGCCACTTGTCCTCCCATTTCAGCATAGAAAGGCGTTTTTGAAAAAATAAGTTGCGCCTCGCCAGCACTCGTAGAAAGAACGCGTTTTTCATTTGCCACAATCGCCAAAAGCGTGCCTTGATCTTGCGTATGATCGTATCCGGTAAATAAACTTTCTTCTTTAATCTCTGTAAGTAAACCAGATTGAACAGACATGGAGGCAGTTTTAGACCGAGCAGAGCGAGCACGATTTCTTTGCGCTTCCATCTCTACTTCAAACCCTTTATGATCAACATTGAATCCAGCATCTTCTGCTACTTCTTCTGTCAGTTCGACTGGAAACCCAAATGTGTCATATAGTTTAAAAATATCCTTCCCCGCTACCGTTTTATCCCCTTTTTTCTTGATAGAATCCATCAGTTCTTCCAGTAATTGCAACCCTTCGTTGATTGTTTCGTGGAATCTTTCTTCTTCTGTACGAATAACTTTCTCAATAAACGCTTGTTGTTTTAAAATTTCAGGGTAATAACTATTCATGATTTTGCCTACAACTGGAACGAGCTTGTACATAAACGCTTCATGAATCCCTAATTTTTTACCATGCATAACGGCACGACGGAGCAAACGACGGAGTACATAGCCTCGTCCTTCATTAGATGGAAGTGCACCATCTCCAATTGCAAATGCTACCGCACGAATATGGTCGGCAATCACTTTGAATGAAATGTTTTCCGCAGGATTCTCG is a genomic window of Vagococcus entomophilus containing:
- the alaS gene encoding alanine--tRNA ligase → MKQLSSQEVRQMYLDFFQSKGHSVEPSASLVPVEDPTLLWINSGVATMKKYFDGSVVPQNPRMTNAQKSIRTNDIENVGKTARHHTMFEMLGNFSIGDYFKNEAIHWAWEFLTDKKWIGFDPKKLYVTVYPEDTETKRIWHEEVGLSLDHIIEIEDNFWDIGAGPCGPDSEIFYDRGESYNDVAQDDPENYPGGENERYLEIWNLVFSEFNHKPDNTYEPLPNKNIDTGMGLERMVSIIQDAPTNFETDLFLPIIHATEKMTNGKKYGENPAENISFKVIADHIRAVAFAIGDGALPSNEGRGYVLRRLLRRAVMHGKKLGIHEAFMYKLVPVVGKIMNSYYPEILKQQAFIEKVIRTEEERFHETINEGLQLLEELMDSIKKKGDKTVAGKDIFKLYDTFGFPVELTEEVAEDAGFNVDHKGFEVEMEAQRNRARSARSKTASMSVQSGLLTEIKEESLFTGYDHTQDQGTLLAIVANEKRVLSTSAGEAQLIFSKTPFYAEMGGQVADTGVLLGQNGERVANIVDVQKAPNGQPLHQVEVLKPLEEGQNYVLQVDAARRNKIIKNHTATHLLHRALKDVLGDHANQAGSLVAPTYLRFDFTHFGQITSEELTQMEKAVNEVIWNAIQVETVETDIETAKSMGAMALFGEKYGKDVRVVKVSDYSIELCGGVHVSNTSDIGIFKIVSESGVGAGVRRIEAVTSREAYELLHEEENRLKQIAQLVKSPQTKEVFSKVEQLQQQLKETQKEAESLAAKMASQQAGDIFKEVKEVQGIRYIAQTINVKDMNQLRQLADQWKQKQVSDVLVLGTAQEDKANLLVAMNQTANKKGLKAGELIKVIAPKINGGGGGRPDMAQAGGKNPAGLQEALQEVEKWLSLK